Proteins co-encoded in one Rhizobium sp. NZLR1 genomic window:
- a CDS encoding class I SAM-dependent methyltransferase codes for MARSLVLDGESLVAPGEIRQATRRFAAPNPCDFTVAKADLAVSLDVSSRQFKSGVEASAIIERLTDALHRLRRRVHPEVWDVIVPIAQSHPVAHYLNQDPLTRWSFEKPRGYSGDARLLDFIYGRPEIEDAVASSSTLGRSIYAYTRNASSSVAVRERRDILARRVDEIASARPGSAEVLAIASGHLREGPLSRALGAGAIKRWVALDQDPMSVGTVARDFAGTSVESINGSVKSLLGGRHALGMFDFVYAAGLYDYLPDAVAVKLTKKCVSMLKPGGTFLFANFSPETDVDGYMETFMNWELLLRSEREMGLIASESAAGADLKVSVWPGSNRSVVYCEIEKQP; via the coding sequence ATGGCACGAAGTCTTGTCTTGGACGGTGAAAGTCTTGTTGCGCCGGGTGAAATTCGTCAGGCAACAAGGAGGTTTGCTGCGCCAAATCCCTGCGACTTTACCGTTGCCAAAGCCGACCTTGCTGTCAGCCTTGACGTGTCGAGCCGTCAGTTCAAATCCGGCGTCGAGGCAAGTGCGATAATCGAGCGCCTTACCGACGCCTTGCATCGGTTACGGCGTCGCGTTCATCCAGAGGTGTGGGATGTCATCGTTCCTATCGCGCAATCTCATCCAGTTGCTCACTATCTAAATCAGGATCCGTTGACCCGCTGGTCGTTTGAAAAACCCCGCGGCTATTCTGGCGACGCACGTCTTCTCGACTTCATCTACGGCAGGCCCGAGATCGAGGACGCCGTCGCATCATCGAGCACCTTGGGACGTTCAATCTATGCCTACACTCGAAATGCTTCGTCATCCGTCGCGGTAAGGGAGCGCCGGGACATTCTGGCGCGCCGAGTAGACGAAATCGCTTCGGCTCGGCCCGGTTCCGCCGAAGTCTTGGCCATCGCGTCGGGCCATCTTCGCGAGGGGCCTTTGTCGCGCGCTCTCGGCGCCGGCGCGATCAAACGCTGGGTGGCTTTGGATCAGGACCCGATGAGCGTTGGAACCGTAGCCCGCGATTTCGCCGGCACGTCCGTCGAGTCAATCAACGGGTCGGTCAAATCCTTGCTCGGTGGAAGGCATGCGCTGGGAATGTTCGATTTCGTCTATGCCGCGGGTCTTTATGACTATTTGCCGGATGCCGTAGCCGTAAAGCTGACCAAGAAGTGCGTCAGCATGCTCAAGCCCGGCGGCACATTCCTGTTCGCCAACTTCTCCCCGGAGACGGACGTCGATGGCTATATGGAGACATTTATGAACTGGGAACTGCTGTTGCGGTCAGAACGCGAGATGGGCTTGATCGCCAGTGAAAGCGCGGCTGGGGCGGATCTGAAGGTGTCTGTTTGGCCCGGCTCGAATCGGAGCGTTGTCTATTGTGAAATTGAAAAGCAGCCCTAA